In the genome of Candidatus Goldiibacteriota bacterium HGW-Goldbacteria-1, one region contains:
- a CDS encoding nitroreductase family protein — protein MDFFEAVKNRRSIRKYKAGAKIEKETLVEIAQAGCLAPSARSVNPWKFVILTEKDRINGLQKIIGNNGSFLTEASAAIVIICEDTRYYLEDGCAAAENMLLAAAALNLGACWIAGDKKDYSDDVLKYLEVPAGYRLICSIAIGVPDEFPVKEKPKAQDVIRWEKYQ, from the coding sequence ATGGATTTTTTTGAAGCTGTAAAAAACAGGCGGAGCATAAGAAAATATAAAGCGGGCGCGAAAATAGAAAAAGAAACCCTTGTTGAAATTGCACAGGCGGGCTGCCTTGCGCCAAGCGCGCGGTCTGTGAATCCATGGAAATTTGTAATTCTAACTGAAAAAGACAGAATTAACGGCCTTCAAAAAATAATAGGAAATAACGGCAGTTTTCTTACAGAAGCGTCTGCCGCCATTGTCATAATCTGCGAAGACACCAGATATTACCTTGAAGACGGCTGTGCCGCAGCCGAAAACATGCTGCTGGCCGCTGCAGCGCTTAATTTGGGTGCGTGCTGGATAGCGGGGGATAAGAAAGATTACAGTGATGATGTCCTTAAATATCTTGAAGTTCCTGCCGGATACAGGCTTATATGCAGTATTGCCATTGGTGTTCCTGATGAATTTCCTGTTAAGGAAAAACCCAAAGCGCAGGATGTAATAAGATGGGAAAAGTACCAATAA
- a CDS encoding 50S ribosomal protein L13 → MKTFIATKETVQRKWYIVDADGKVLGRMASRIASVLRGKHKATYTPQVDTGDFVIVVNVEKLILTGKKMEKKVYQSHSGYPNGFKEETFESLMARRPEKVLEEAVKGMLPKTKLGKDMLTKLRIFKGPKHTFTSIKPLELK, encoded by the coding sequence ATGAAGACTTTCATCGCAACAAAGGAAACGGTTCAGAGAAAATGGTACATCGTTGACGCCGACGGTAAGGTTCTTGGCCGCATGGCATCAAGGATAGCATCTGTATTAAGAGGCAAACACAAGGCAACTTACACACCCCAGGTTGACACGGGGGATTTTGTTATCGTTGTAAACGTGGAAAAGCTTATTCTTACAGGAAAGAAGATGGAAAAGAAAGTTTACCAGAGCCACAGCGGTTATCCAAACGGTTTTAAAGAAGAAACGTTTGAATCCCTTATGGCAAGAAGGCCTGAAAAAGTTCTTGAAGAAGCGGTTAAAGGGATGCTTCCTAAAACCAAGCTTGGCAAGGATATGCTTACAAAGTTAAGAATTTTTAAAGGACCAAAGCACACGTTTACTTCAATCAAACCGTTAGAACTTAAATAA
- a CDS encoding 30S ribosomal protein S9 — MASVLYGTGRRKTSIAKVWVKNGTGKVTVNGKDVKEFFNRSTHIDHLMEPLEAITASGKYDLNCKTLGGGQTGQAGAIRMGVARALSKTDENTHTILSKGGFLMRDDRMVERKKYGKKKARRSFQFSKR, encoded by the coding sequence TTGGCTTCAGTATTATATGGAACAGGAAGAAGAAAGACATCAATAGCTAAAGTATGGGTAAAAAACGGAACAGGTAAAGTTACTGTTAACGGAAAAGACGTAAAGGAATTTTTTAACAGAAGCACGCATATTGACCATTTAATGGAACCGCTGGAAGCAATTACAGCGTCCGGAAAATATGACCTTAACTGCAAGACGCTTGGCGGCGGACAGACAGGCCAGGCAGGCGCAATAAGGATGGGCGTTGCAAGGGCCCTTTCAAAAACAGATGAAAACACGCACACGATTCTTTCAAAGGGCGGATTTTTAATGCGCGATGACAGAATGGTTGAAAGAAAGAAATACGGTAAAAAGAAAGCCAGAAGGTCTTTCCAGTTCAGCAAACGTTAA